One window of Nocardioides dongkuii genomic DNA carries:
- a CDS encoding PAC2 family protein, whose translation MTQESRLVHIVDEVPDLDERTGADRDALTMVLVLDGFLDAGNAAARAAQHLADLDDGGLVVATFDVDQFHDYRARRPAVSFVRDHYEAYDAPRLVVRLLHDSGGTPYLLLQGPEPDNRWEAFCRAVKDVVERFGVTRTVAMGSVPMAVPHTRPIALTSHANDPSLITGESPWRGELRIPSSAQALLEVRLGEWGHAAMGFVAHIPHYLAQLDFPRASAALLEQVEIAGRLTIDLSGLNADAEDRDAEVARYLSANEELGDVVAALERQYDAFERAEESGASLLAADEPLPSGEELGQQFEQFLAGLENPDDDKGT comes from the coding sequence GTGACGCAGGAATCCAGGCTCGTGCACATCGTCGACGAGGTCCCCGACCTCGACGAGCGCACCGGCGCGGATCGCGACGCCCTGACGATGGTGCTGGTGCTCGACGGGTTCCTCGACGCCGGCAACGCCGCGGCGCGGGCGGCCCAGCACCTCGCCGACCTCGACGACGGCGGCTTGGTGGTGGCGACCTTCGACGTCGACCAGTTCCACGACTACCGCGCCCGTCGGCCGGCCGTGTCGTTCGTGCGCGACCACTACGAGGCGTACGACGCGCCGCGGCTGGTCGTCCGGCTGCTGCACGACAGCGGCGGCACGCCGTACCTCCTGCTCCAGGGGCCCGAGCCCGACAACCGGTGGGAGGCGTTCTGCCGGGCGGTCAAGGACGTCGTGGAGCGCTTCGGGGTGACCCGCACGGTCGCGATGGGCTCGGTGCCGATGGCGGTGCCGCACACCCGGCCGATCGCGCTGACCTCGCACGCCAACGACCCCTCGCTGATCACCGGCGAGAGCCCGTGGCGCGGCGAGCTGCGGATCCCCAGCAGCGCGCAGGCCCTGCTCGAGGTACGCCTGGGGGAGTGGGGGCACGCCGCGATGGGCTTCGTCGCCCACATCCCGCACTACCTCGCGCAGCTGGACTTCCCGCGCGCCTCCGCGGCGCTGCTCGAGCAGGTCGAGATCGCCGGTCGGCTGACCATCGACCTCTCCGGGCTGAACGCCGACGCCGAGGACCGGGACGCCGAGGTGGCCCGCTACCTCTCGGCCAACGAGGAGCTCGGCGACGTGGTGGCCGCCCTGGAGCGGCAGTACGACGCCTTCGAGCGTGCGGAGGAGTCCGGCGCGAGCCTGCTGGCCGCCGACGAGCCGCTGCCCAGCGGCGAGGAGCTCGGCCAGCAGTTCGAGCAGTTCCTCGCCGGCCTCGAGAACCCCGACGACGACAAGGGGACCTGA
- a CDS encoding 3-hydroxyacyl-CoA dehydrogenase NAD-binding domain-containing protein, which produces MSDLTTLLTRAQEISSDAERVTDAKLRKVTLPSVDGRSAGVMGLITLDNGEDHTKPNTFGPRGLLALNAAIDAALADAEITSIGVTGKPFILAAGADLTSISGGGADAVRVVAELGHAVFRKLQDGAAGRAKPSFGFVNGLALGGGLEVALHCHHRTVMDSAAALGLPEVMLGLVPGWGGAFLVPNLVGADRAVTLIVENPLNNGKTLGGRAAYELGLADACFSGADFLEQSLLWAARVLTGEVVVERPEVDRGDAWAAAVARGRQVVAARTGGASPAAALAVDLIEAARTATREEGFAAEDDALEALSRTPEMIASLYAFDLVQKRAKRPAGAPDRSLARPVTKVGIVGAGLMASQLALLFARRLEVPVVLTDLDQERVDKGVGYVHAEVDKLLAKGRVGQDKANRLRALVTGAVDKAEVFADADFVIEAVFEEMAVKKSVFADVEKVVSAECVLATNTSSLSITEMAADLEHPERVVGFHFFNPVAVMPLLEVVKGGATSDVALATAFATGKALKKTTILVNDSPSFIVNRLLGRFMSEVSRIVDAGTPITTVDGSFAGVAPMPPFTLIALVGPAIALHNTETLAAAFPDRFYVSPALQRVVAARKPAYFGPDGQLDPEVEALLETPAEPVVLEPAEVRTTVLTGLAEEVRLMLEEGVVAAAEDLDLAMITGAGFAFWNGGLTMLLEREGLGSFH; this is translated from the coding sequence ATGAGCGACCTGACGACCCTGCTGACCCGCGCCCAGGAGATCTCCTCCGACGCCGAGCGCGTCACCGACGCCAAGCTCCGGAAGGTCACGCTGCCCTCCGTGGACGGGCGCAGCGCCGGCGTGATGGGGCTGATCACCCTCGACAACGGCGAGGACCACACCAAGCCCAACACCTTCGGGCCGCGCGGCCTGCTCGCGCTGAACGCCGCGATCGACGCCGCCCTCGCCGACGCCGAGATCACCTCGATCGGCGTCACCGGCAAGCCGTTCATCCTCGCGGCCGGCGCCGACCTCACCTCGATCTCGGGGGGCGGCGCGGACGCCGTCCGGGTGGTCGCCGAGCTCGGGCACGCGGTCTTCCGCAAGCTCCAGGACGGGGCCGCCGGGCGGGCCAAGCCGTCGTTCGGCTTCGTCAACGGCCTCGCCCTCGGCGGCGGCCTCGAGGTCGCGCTGCACTGCCACCACCGCACGGTGATGGACAGCGCGGCGGCGCTCGGGCTGCCCGAGGTGATGCTCGGCCTGGTCCCCGGCTGGGGCGGCGCGTTCCTGGTGCCGAACCTGGTCGGCGCGGACCGCGCGGTCACCCTGATCGTCGAGAACCCGCTCAACAACGGGAAGACCCTCGGCGGCCGCGCGGCGTACGAGCTCGGGCTCGCCGACGCCTGCTTCTCCGGCGCCGACTTCCTCGAGCAGTCGCTGCTCTGGGCGGCCCGGGTGCTGACCGGCGAGGTCGTCGTGGAGCGGCCCGAGGTCGACCGCGGCGACGCGTGGGCGGCTGCGGTGGCCCGCGGCCGCCAGGTCGTGGCGGCGCGCACCGGTGGCGCCAGCCCGGCCGCCGCCCTCGCCGTCGACCTGATCGAGGCCGCGCGCACCGCGACCCGCGAGGAGGGCTTCGCCGCCGAGGACGACGCGCTCGAGGCGCTCTCCCGCACCCCCGAGATGATCGCGTCGCTCTACGCCTTCGACCTGGTGCAGAAGCGGGCCAAGCGGCCCGCCGGCGCCCCCGACCGGTCGCTGGCACGCCCGGTCACCAAGGTCGGCATCGTGGGCGCCGGCCTGATGGCCAGCCAGCTCGCGCTGCTCTTCGCGCGCCGCCTCGAGGTGCCGGTCGTGCTGACCGACCTCGACCAGGAGCGCGTCGACAAGGGCGTGGGCTACGTCCACGCCGAGGTCGACAAGCTGCTCGCCAAGGGCCGGGTCGGGCAGGACAAGGCCAACCGGCTCCGGGCGCTCGTCACCGGCGCCGTCGACAAGGCGGAGGTCTTCGCGGACGCCGACTTCGTCATCGAGGCGGTCTTCGAGGAGATGGCGGTCAAGAAGTCGGTCTTCGCCGACGTCGAGAAGGTCGTCTCCGCCGAGTGCGTGCTGGCCACCAACACCTCCTCGCTCTCCATCACCGAGATGGCGGCCGACCTCGAGCACCCCGAGCGGGTCGTCGGCTTCCACTTCTTCAACCCCGTCGCGGTGATGCCGCTGCTCGAGGTCGTCAAGGGCGGGGCCACCTCCGACGTGGCGCTGGCGACCGCGTTCGCCACCGGCAAGGCACTGAAGAAGACCACGATCCTGGTCAACGACAGCCCGTCGTTCATCGTCAACCGGCTCCTGGGCCGGTTCATGAGCGAGGTCAGCCGGATCGTCGACGCCGGGACGCCGATCACGACCGTGGACGGGTCCTTCGCCGGCGTGGCGCCGATGCCGCCGTTCACGCTGATCGCGCTGGTCGGGCCGGCGATCGCGCTGCACAACACCGAGACGCTGGCGGCGGCGTTCCCCGACCGCTTCTACGTCTCGCCCGCGCTGCAGCGGGTCGTGGCGGCGCGGAAGCCGGCGTACTTCGGTCCGGACGGGCAGCTCGACCCCGAGGTCGAGGCGCTGCTCGAGACGCCGGCCGAGCCGGTCGTGCTCGAGCCCGCCGAGGTCCGCACCACGGTGCTGACCGGGCTGGCCGAGGAGGTGCGGCTGATGCTCGAGGAGGGCGTCGTCGCGGCTGCCGAGGACCTGGACCTGGCGATGATCACCGGCGCCGGGTTCGCGTTCTGGAACGGCGGGCTGACCATGCTGCTCGAGCGCGAGGGGCTGGGCAGCTTCCACTGA
- a CDS encoding thiolase family protein: MPRQLREVVFVDGVRTPFGKANGQYAETRADDLVITCIRELMRRNPSLPPERVDEVAVAATTQIGDQGLTIGRTAALLAGLPQSVPGFAIDRMCAGAMTAVTTTASGIAFGSYDVVIAGGVEHMGRHPMGEGVDPNPRILSERIVDPDALVMGKTAENLHDRYPTITKERVDAYAVRSQQKTAAAYDAGALQRDLVPVATRSRELGWGLATTDEPMRPGTTMESLAALRTPFRAHGKVTAGNAAGINDGATAALLADEETARELGLPVRMRLVSYSYVGVEPEVMGAGPIPSTEKALAQAGLTIDDIEAFEVNEAFAVQVLAFLEHFGIDDEDPRVNPYGGAIATGHPLASSGVRLMTQLARRFEERPEVRYGLTTMCIGIGMGGTVIWENPHWTGEAA; the protein is encoded by the coding sequence GTGCCCCGACAGCTGCGAGAGGTCGTCTTCGTCGACGGCGTGCGCACCCCCTTCGGCAAGGCGAACGGCCAGTACGCCGAGACCCGTGCCGACGACCTGGTCATCACCTGCATCCGCGAGCTGATGCGCCGCAACCCCTCGCTCCCGCCGGAGCGCGTCGACGAGGTGGCGGTCGCCGCCACCACCCAGATCGGCGACCAGGGACTCACGATCGGCCGCACGGCCGCGCTCCTCGCAGGCCTGCCGCAGAGCGTCCCGGGCTTCGCGATCGACCGGATGTGCGCCGGCGCGATGACCGCGGTGACCACCACCGCGTCCGGGATCGCGTTCGGCTCCTACGACGTCGTGATCGCCGGCGGCGTCGAGCACATGGGCCGCCACCCGATGGGCGAGGGCGTCGACCCGAACCCGCGGATCCTCTCCGAGCGGATCGTCGACCCCGACGCGCTCGTGATGGGCAAGACGGCCGAGAACCTGCACGACCGCTACCCCACGATCACCAAGGAGCGCGTGGACGCCTACGCCGTGCGCTCGCAGCAGAAGACCGCCGCGGCGTACGACGCCGGCGCGCTGCAGCGCGACCTGGTTCCGGTCGCGACCCGCTCCCGGGAGCTCGGCTGGGGCCTGGCCACCACCGACGAGCCGATGCGGCCCGGCACCACGATGGAGTCGCTCGCGGCGCTGCGGACGCCGTTCCGCGCCCACGGCAAGGTGACCGCGGGCAACGCCGCCGGCATCAACGACGGCGCGACCGCCGCCCTGCTCGCCGACGAGGAGACCGCGCGCGAGCTCGGTCTCCCGGTGCGGATGCGCCTGGTGTCCTACTCCTACGTGGGCGTCGAGCCCGAGGTGATGGGCGCCGGGCCGATCCCGTCGACCGAGAAGGCCCTGGCGCAGGCCGGCCTGACGATCGACGACATCGAGGCCTTCGAGGTCAACGAGGCGTTCGCCGTGCAGGTGCTCGCCTTCCTCGAGCACTTCGGCATCGACGACGAGGACCCGCGCGTCAACCCCTACGGCGGCGCGATCGCGACGGGCCACCCGCTGGCCTCCTCCGGCGTGCGGCTGATGACCCAGCTGGCGCGCCGGTTCGAGGAGCGCCCCGAGGTCCGCTACGGGCTGACCACCATGTGCATCGGCATCGGCATGGGCGGCACCGTCATCTGGGAGAACCCGCACTGGACTGGAGAGGCTGCCTGA